A window of Natrinema salifodinae contains these coding sequences:
- a CDS encoding tryptophan--tRNA ligase, which yields MTGDDSFEESESEEPLSDGGERSTGSRSSSELRSDGGAAGADDVALDPWGSSSVSDYRKLFEEFGIEEFDEVLPEVPNPHYLMRRGVIFGHRDYRAVAKALQNDEPAAVLSGFMPTGDPHIGHKLVFDEIIWHQQQGADAYALIADLEANSARGMSWAEIDDHARDYLLSLLALGFDLEEGTLYRQSTNRELQDLAFELGADANFSELQAIYGFDGETDVSHMQSVVTQMADILYPQLEEPKPTVIPVGPDQDPHVRLARDLAERMRFFKVSRAYASFELEPEERGLVAEYYERLDPAAFDDDTLRCVHVAEALEETPLSELAVGADVLDSVLTKLREAGMEPIRPRTRFFDRRATDEAFDALIDAVEGEKRVYESHVDAFEIDPDEARELAREIEVDNGGYGFRPPSSIYHRFMTGLTGGKMSSSIPASHISLLDDPEDGYDKVKAASTGGRETAEEHREKGGRADECPVYELYAYLLAGDDDEFAKRVYDECVGGERLCGDCKEQAAQLMEEFLEEHQEKREEVEDLLEEADIELESPRRR from the coding sequence ATGACCGGAGACGACTCATTCGAGGAGTCCGAGTCAGAGGAACCGTTATCCGACGGTGGTGAGCGATCCACCGGATCGCGATCCTCGTCGGAGCTCCGCTCCGACGGCGGGGCAGCAGGCGCCGACGACGTCGCGCTGGACCCCTGGGGCTCCTCGAGCGTCTCCGACTACCGGAAACTGTTCGAAGAGTTCGGCATCGAGGAGTTCGACGAGGTGCTCCCGGAGGTGCCCAACCCTCACTACCTGATGCGCCGGGGCGTCATCTTCGGCCACCGCGACTACCGGGCGGTCGCGAAGGCCCTACAGAACGACGAGCCCGCGGCCGTCCTCTCCGGGTTCATGCCAACCGGCGACCCCCACATCGGCCACAAGCTCGTCTTCGACGAGATCATCTGGCACCAACAGCAGGGCGCCGACGCCTACGCCCTGATCGCCGACCTCGAGGCCAACTCCGCCCGCGGGATGAGCTGGGCGGAGATCGACGACCACGCGCGCGACTACCTGCTGTCCCTGCTCGCGCTCGGCTTCGATCTCGAGGAGGGCACGCTCTACCGCCAGTCGACCAACCGCGAACTTCAGGACCTGGCCTTCGAGCTTGGCGCCGACGCCAACTTCTCGGAGCTTCAGGCGATCTACGGCTTCGACGGCGAGACCGACGTTTCGCACATGCAGTCGGTCGTCACCCAGATGGCCGACATCCTCTATCCGCAACTCGAGGAGCCAAAGCCGACCGTCATCCCCGTCGGCCCCGACCAGGATCCCCACGTCCGCCTGGCGCGGGACCTCGCAGAACGGATGCGCTTCTTCAAGGTCTCGCGGGCTTACGCCAGCTTCGAACTCGAGCCCGAGGAGCGCGGCCTGGTCGCCGAGTACTACGAGCGCCTCGACCCCGCGGCGTTCGACGACGACACCCTCCGGTGCGTCCACGTCGCCGAGGCGCTCGAGGAGACCCCCCTCTCGGAGCTCGCTGTCGGCGCCGACGTCCTCGACTCGGTGCTGACGAAGCTCAGGGAGGCCGGCATGGAGCCGATCCGGCCGCGCACCCGCTTCTTCGACCGGCGGGCGACCGACGAGGCCTTCGACGCGCTGATCGACGCCGTCGAGGGCGAGAAGCGGGTCTACGAGAGCCACGTCGACGCCTTCGAGATCGATCCCGACGAGGCCCGGGAACTCGCCCGCGAGATCGAGGTCGACAACGGCGGCTACGGCTTCCGACCGCCCTCGTCGATCTACCACCGCTTCATGACCGGGCTGACCGGCGGGAAGATGTCCTCCTCGATTCCAGCCTCACACATCTCGCTGCTGGACGACCCCGAGGACGGCTACGACAAGGTCAAGGCCGCGTCGACCGGCGGCCGCGAGACCGCCGAGGAACACCGCGAGAAGGGCGGCCGGGCAGACGAGTGTCCCGTCTACGAACTGTACGCCTACCTGCTCGCCGGCGACGATGACGAGTTCGCCAAGCGCGTCTACGACGAGTGCGTCGGCGGCGAGCGCCTCTGTGGCGACTGCAAGGAGCAGGCCGCCCAGCTCATGGAGGAGTTCCTCGAGGAGCATCAGGAGAAACGCGAGGAGGTCGAGGACCTGCTCGAGGAGGCCGACATCGAACTCGAGTCGCCGCGGCGCCGCTGA
- the endA gene encoding tRNA-intron lyase: protein MALEGRFDDGVVRVGSDARQRYHDSRGYGYPLEGNEIALAPVEAAHLLYRGDLEAVVDNDGERLGFREFIAREPGDDFGVRFLVYADLRSRGFYLSPAAEPWISDPPGGAADFAVFPRGKGPGDGEIAYALRIIGERTDVPANELAEGVLAVVDEESEITYFEVGTRDPSGTSNSGTALPDGCEADLLADRVVVWEPPLELYEESFYGQPLEGREYDEPTLQCSLLEAAYLAERGAVDLDPETVRERGREVEGERFNRRLTVYTALRERGVVPKTGYKFGADFRTYADVDSVEDLGHSELLVRVHPADYVFEPRDLALDVRLAHGVRKTMVFALVDGTGDVEWWSLERLTP from the coding sequence ATGGCACTCGAGGGGCGGTTCGACGACGGCGTCGTTCGCGTGGGCAGCGACGCGCGCCAACGCTATCACGACTCGCGGGGCTACGGGTATCCGCTGGAGGGCAACGAGATTGCCCTCGCGCCCGTCGAGGCGGCCCACCTACTCTACCGGGGGGACCTCGAAGCGGTCGTCGACAACGACGGCGAACGCCTCGGCTTCCGGGAGTTCATCGCGCGGGAACCAGGCGACGATTTCGGCGTTCGATTCCTCGTCTACGCGGATCTGCGATCGCGTGGCTTTTACCTCTCCCCGGCCGCCGAACCGTGGATTTCGGATCCGCCTGGCGGCGCGGCGGACTTCGCGGTCTTCCCGCGCGGGAAGGGACCGGGCGACGGCGAGATCGCCTACGCGCTGCGGATCATCGGCGAGCGGACTGACGTGCCGGCCAACGAACTCGCCGAAGGCGTTCTGGCAGTCGTCGACGAGGAGAGCGAGATCACCTACTTCGAGGTCGGGACGCGGGATCCGTCCGGCACCTCGAACTCGGGGACCGCACTGCCCGACGGCTGCGAGGCGGACCTGCTGGCCGACCGGGTCGTCGTCTGGGAGCCGCCGCTCGAACTGTACGAGGAGTCGTTCTACGGCCAGCCGCTGGAGGGTCGGGAGTACGACGAACCGACGCTGCAGTGTTCGCTGCTCGAGGCGGCCTACCTGGCCGAGCGCGGGGCCGTCGATCTCGATCCCGAAACGGTCCGCGAACGGGGCCGCGAGGTCGAGGGCGAGCGGTTCAACCGGCGGCTGACCGTCTACACGGCCCTGCGAGAGCGCGGCGTCGTGCCCAAGACGGGCTACAAGTTCGGCGCGGACTTCCGGACCTACGCCGACGTGGACTCGGTCGAGGACCTCGGCCACTCCGAACTGCTCGTCCGCGTCCACCCGGCGGACTACGTCTTCGAACCGCGGGACCTGGCGCTCGACGTCCGCCTGGCCCACGGCGTCCGGAAGACGATGGTGTTCGCGCTGGTCGACGGGACGGGCGACGTCGAGTGGTGGTCGCTCGAACGGCTGACGCCCTGA
- a CDS encoding FtsZ/tubulin family protein, which translates to MQLEVLGVGGAGCRIADAIRAAESADRSFLTDAFAFDTDERALNGTVIPESHRYQYGREDGLEGEIDRGFDVGRERADELLERLDRGAPADADAFLVATGLGGATGGGTTPALVAGLQRRYDAPVYVLATLPADREFDSDADVARTGAGARSRSPSGAGSDAVPRPNAATNAIAAIERLDGLASAIVPVDNEAWLRPGEGIADARERCNRDVATRVAAVFAGGDSESGGDGTGPVAQNVVDASDVDRIVGNESAIVALGYGDQAVETSGSRFGLGLVPTERDVETSEAVRAVETVVRKGIRGKLTLECDPETAERGLLIVGGPPAWLNRRAIAEGRRTLQSTVGGSGVLGGDAPRPDGDAVFAAVVLAGVESERLEDLRAAAERTD; encoded by the coding sequence ATGCAACTCGAGGTACTCGGCGTCGGCGGCGCGGGCTGTCGGATTGCCGATGCGATCCGAGCCGCGGAGTCGGCGGACCGCTCCTTTCTCACCGACGCCTTCGCGTTCGATACCGACGAGCGCGCACTGAACGGGACCGTTATTCCGGAATCACATCGCTATCAGTACGGACGAGAAGACGGACTCGAGGGAGAGATCGACCGCGGCTTCGACGTCGGTCGAGAACGCGCCGACGAACTCCTCGAACGGCTGGATCGAGGCGCGCCGGCGGACGCCGACGCGTTCCTCGTCGCGACCGGGCTCGGCGGGGCGACCGGCGGCGGGACGACCCCCGCACTCGTCGCGGGGCTCCAGCGCCGGTACGACGCGCCGGTCTACGTCCTCGCGACGCTGCCGGCCGACCGGGAGTTCGACTCCGACGCCGACGTCGCCCGGACCGGGGCCGGGGCGCGTTCGAGGTCACCCTCGGGGGCCGGCTCCGACGCGGTTCCGCGACCGAACGCGGCGACGAACGCGATCGCCGCGATCGAGCGACTCGACGGTCTGGCGAGCGCGATCGTCCCCGTCGATAACGAGGCGTGGCTTCGTCCCGGAGAGGGGATCGCCGACGCTCGCGAGCGGTGCAACCGCGACGTGGCGACGCGCGTCGCGGCCGTCTTCGCCGGCGGTGACTCTGAATCGGGCGGGGACGGGACGGGGCCGGTCGCGCAGAACGTCGTCGACGCGAGCGACGTCGATCGAATCGTCGGCAACGAGTCGGCCATCGTCGCGCTGGGATACGGCGACCAGGCCGTCGAAACGAGCGGGTCGCGGTTCGGGCTCGGTCTCGTTCCGACGGAACGGGACGTCGAGACGAGCGAAGCGGTCCGCGCCGTCGAAACCGTCGTGCGGAAGGGGATCCGCGGGAAGCTTACCCTCGAGTGCGATCCCGAAACGGCCGAGCGCGGCCTGCTAATCGTCGGCGGGCCGCCGGCGTGGCTCAACCGCCGGGCGATCGCCGAGGGTCGGCGGACGCTCCAGTCGACCGTCGGGGGATCGGGCGTCCTGGGCGGCGACGCGCCGCGGCCCGACGGCGACGCGGTCTTCGCGGCGGTCGTCCTCGCCGGGGTCGAGTCCGAGCGACTCGAGGACCTGCGAGCGGCGGCCGAGCGGACCGACTGA
- the pheS gene encoding phenylalanine--tRNA ligase subunit alpha translates to MQLPAQQVAVLEAASADEATSVDALAAATDLPPETVTGAVFELEDEGLVAVTERVDETVAPTNEGRDYVEAGLPEVRLYEAALEAGADSDPVSMGQVIGASGLEGGAVDIALSNYARKGYGAIDSGEITADPDADPTADAEANALAALADAGEAAVDSVDIDADTLDQLERRGLVERTESTIRQATLTERAVTELMGGIETAETVGQVTPELLTSGEWADVEFADYNVEADAEQFEGGKVHILRQTAERVKDVLVGMGFQEMEGPHVDADFWINDCLFMPQDHPARTHWDRFALEQPTHIDDLPTDLVDRVERAHREGVGDDGEGYHSPWDEDFARALALRGHTTSLSTRYLAGQEIGEIEPPARFFSVEKVYRNDTLDPTHLLEFFQIEGWVMAEDLSVRDLMGTFEEFYAQFGITDIEFKPHYNPYTEPSFELFGTHPTTGEQVEIGNSGIFREEMLEPLGVECDVMAWGLALERLLMLMYGFEDIRDIHGTLCDLELLRETEVTY, encoded by the coding sequence ATGCAACTACCAGCACAACAGGTCGCGGTCTTAGAGGCCGCGAGTGCGGACGAGGCAACGTCCGTCGACGCCCTCGCCGCGGCGACCGACCTCCCCCCGGAGACCGTCACCGGGGCCGTCTTCGAACTCGAGGACGAGGGCCTGGTCGCCGTCACCGAGCGCGTCGACGAAACGGTCGCACCCACCAACGAGGGGCGCGACTACGTCGAGGCGGGGCTCCCCGAGGTGCGCCTCTACGAGGCCGCCCTCGAGGCCGGCGCCGATTCCGACCCCGTCTCGATGGGGCAGGTCATCGGCGCGTCGGGGCTCGAAGGGGGCGCGGTCGACATCGCGCTCTCGAACTACGCGCGCAAGGGGTATGGCGCGATCGACAGCGGCGAGATCACCGCCGATCCCGACGCGGACCCGACGGCCGACGCCGAGGCGAACGCCCTCGCAGCCCTCGCCGACGCCGGCGAGGCGGCGGTCGACAGCGTCGACATCGACGCGGATACGCTGGACCAACTCGAACGGCGCGGCCTGGTCGAGCGCACGGAGTCGACGATCCGCCAGGCGACGCTGACCGAGCGCGCCGTCACGGAGCTGATGGGCGGAATCGAGACCGCCGAGACGGTCGGCCAGGTTACGCCCGAACTCCTCACGAGCGGCGAGTGGGCAGACGTCGAGTTCGCCGACTACAACGTCGAGGCCGACGCCGAGCAGTTCGAGGGCGGCAAGGTCCACATCCTGCGCCAGACGGCCGAGCGCGTCAAGGACGTCCTCGTCGGGATGGGCTTCCAGGAGATGGAGGGCCCCCACGTCGACGCGGACTTCTGGATCAACGACTGCCTGTTCATGCCCCAGGACCACCCGGCGCGGACCCACTGGGACCGGTTCGCCTTGGAGCAGCCGACCCACATCGACGACCTCCCTACGGACTTAGTCGACCGCGTCGAGCGCGCCCACCGGGAGGGTGTCGGCGACGACGGCGAGGGCTATCACTCGCCCTGGGACGAGGACTTCGCGCGTGCGCTCGCGCTTCGCGGGCACACGACCTCGCTGTCGACCCGCTACCTGGCGGGCCAGGAGATCGGCGAGATCGAGCCGCCCGCGCGCTTCTTCAGCGTCGAGAAGGTCTACCGCAACGACACGCTCGATCCGACCCACCTGCTCGAGTTCTTCCAGATCGAGGGCTGGGTGATGGCCGAGGACCTCTCGGTGCGGGACCTGATGGGCACCTTCGAGGAGTTCTACGCCCAGTTCGGCATCACGGACATCGAGTTCAAGCCCCACTACAACCCCTACACGGAGCCGAGCTTCGAGCTGTTCGGCACCCACCCGACGACCGGCGAACAGGTCGAGATCGGCAACTCGGGGATCTTCCGCGAGGAGATGCTCGAACCGCTCGGCGTCGAGTGCGACGTGATGGCCTGGGGCCTGGCCTTAGAGCGGCTGCTCATGCTGATGTACGGGTTCGAGGACATCCGGGATATCCACGGGACGCTGTGTGACCTGGAACTGCTGCGCGAGACGGAGGTGACCTACTGA